From one Paeniglutamicibacter psychrophenolicus genomic stretch:
- a CDS encoding Ltp family lipoprotein — protein MSVRFNPPPLWLQYLPADFKPTPSWVPETAWGAPPAGWPLWVDNGTGHPAMPPAEFSTNPYLYLSVMPGAPSPSAVPSPASGSSDFGPSISGFSAPPPQKPKKPLSRGKKIGIGVVGVVVLSFIVGSCGGSGDPSSSAPETTAAAVASPSATQAAEVDAVSPEAEASAKAEASAKAEAEASAKAEEDAKAAAKAEAEASAKAEAEASAKAKEEAKAEAAASAKAEAEAGTVSQQNALRAAENYLDYTAFSRKGLISQLKFEDYSTKDATWAVERVKVNWNEQAAKAAENYLDYTAFSRNGLIEQLIFEGYTRKQAEHGVSKTGL, from the coding sequence ATGTCTGTTCGTTTCAATCCGCCACCGCTCTGGCTGCAGTACCTTCCGGCCGATTTCAAGCCCACGCCGTCGTGGGTTCCGGAAACGGCTTGGGGTGCTCCGCCCGCCGGTTGGCCCCTGTGGGTGGACAATGGCACCGGCCACCCGGCCATGCCGCCGGCCGAGTTTTCGACAAATCCGTATCTTTACCTGTCGGTGATGCCCGGAGCGCCCTCGCCCAGCGCGGTTCCTTCGCCTGCATCCGGTTCCTCGGACTTCGGTCCTTCCATCAGCGGATTTTCGGCTCCCCCTCCGCAGAAACCGAAGAAGCCGCTGAGCCGGGGAAAGAAGATTGGCATCGGTGTCGTCGGCGTCGTCGTCCTTTCATTCATCGTGGGCTCCTGTGGTGGCAGCGGCGACCCGTCGTCCTCTGCACCTGAAACCACGGCAGCTGCCGTTGCGTCGCCGAGCGCCACCCAGGCCGCTGAGGTCGACGCGGTGTCCCCCGAGGCTGAGGCCAGTGCCAAGGCCGAGGCCAGCGCAAAGGCGGAAGCGGAAGCCAGCGCCAAGGCGGAGGAAGATGCGAAGGCAGCGGCCAAGGCAGAAGCCGAGGCCAGCGCTAAAGCCGAGGCGGAAGCAAGCGCCAAGGCCAAGGAAGAAGCGAAGGCCGAGGCCGCAGCCAGCGCCAAGGCCGAGGCGGAAGCTGGAACCGTGAGTCAGCAAAACGCTCTTCGGGCCGCCGAAAACTATCTCGACTACACAGCTTTTTCGCGCAAGGGGCTGATCTCGCAATTGAAGTTCGAGGACTACTCGACCAAGGACGCCACCTGGGCAGTGGAACGTGTGAAAGTGAATTGGAACGAGCAGGCTGCGAAGGCCGCCGAAAACTACCTCGACTACACGGCGTTCTCCCGAAACGGGCTGATTGAACAGCTGATTTTCGAGGGCTACACGCGGAAGCAGGCAGAGCACGGGGTGAGCAAGACCGGTCTGTAG
- the ggt gene encoding gamma-glutamyltransferase, with protein MPVSNRFIHASTCAAALTLIAGAITAAPAAAEPRQTDKQATATGTGGAVSTVDPEASAAAIAVLRKGGNAVDAAVAAAATLGVTEPYSAGIGGGGYFVYYDAASGKVSTLDGRETAPATMPHDAFIDPSTGSPYPFTPELVTSGVSVGVPGTAATWQKALENWGSLSLGQALQPAIKAATRGFVVDETFREQTLDNQERFAAFDSTAELFLPGGDAPQVGSILKNPDLARTYRLLARDGVQAFYQGALAHDIAFAVQAPPIAEDTELPVPVGHLSTADLADYEVISQAPTKVDYRGLEVYGMAPSSSGGTTIGEALNILGNYDLSAMEGPGAMHHYLEASALSFADRGKYVGDPAFVDVPTGTLTDALFGAERACALDPEQAAAKPVAPGDIADYDGLCPATTAAPAEETDTENYSTTHLAVADAKGNVVSYTLTIEQTGGSGIVVPGRGFLLNNELTDFSTVYNPTDPNRIDPGKRPRSSMSPTIVLSEGKPLLALGSPGGSTIITTVLQTLVNRVDLGMSLPEAIAAPRASQRNTAKVTAEPEFIESQGAALEALGHELVPAGDSFTPQAEIGALEAIEFAPDGTMTAAAEPTRRGGGSAMVLKPAR; from the coding sequence ATCCCTGTGTCAAACAGATTCATCCATGCCTCGACCTGCGCCGCCGCCCTCACCCTCATCGCCGGCGCGATCACCGCCGCCCCGGCCGCCGCCGAACCGCGGCAAACCGACAAACAGGCCACCGCCACCGGAACCGGCGGGGCCGTGAGCACCGTCGATCCGGAGGCCTCGGCTGCGGCGATCGCCGTGCTGCGCAAGGGCGGCAATGCGGTGGACGCCGCCGTCGCCGCGGCAGCCACCCTCGGCGTCACCGAACCCTACAGCGCCGGCATCGGCGGGGGCGGCTACTTCGTGTACTACGACGCCGCCTCCGGAAAGGTCAGCACCCTGGACGGACGGGAAACCGCTCCGGCGACCATGCCGCACGACGCGTTCATCGATCCCTCCACCGGGAGCCCCTATCCCTTCACCCCCGAGCTGGTGACCAGCGGCGTCTCGGTGGGTGTGCCCGGCACGGCGGCGACCTGGCAGAAGGCGCTGGAGAACTGGGGATCACTCAGCCTCGGACAGGCCCTGCAGCCGGCCATCAAGGCAGCCACCCGCGGCTTCGTCGTGGATGAGACCTTCCGCGAACAGACCCTGGACAACCAGGAGCGCTTCGCCGCGTTCGACTCTACCGCCGAGCTATTCCTCCCCGGGGGCGATGCCCCGCAGGTGGGCAGCATCCTGAAGAACCCGGATTTGGCCCGCACCTACCGGCTGCTGGCCCGCGACGGGGTCCAGGCCTTCTACCAGGGGGCGCTGGCCCACGACATTGCCTTCGCCGTCCAGGCCCCGCCGATTGCCGAGGACACCGAGCTTCCGGTGCCGGTCGGCCACCTTTCCACCGCGGACCTGGCCGACTACGAGGTCATCTCCCAGGCCCCCACCAAGGTGGACTACCGCGGGCTGGAGGTCTATGGCATGGCTCCCTCCAGCAGCGGCGGAACCACCATCGGCGAGGCCCTGAACATCCTGGGCAACTACGACCTCTCCGCCATGGAGGGCCCGGGCGCCATGCACCACTACCTCGAGGCCAGCGCGCTGTCCTTTGCCGACCGGGGAAAGTACGTGGGAGACCCGGCATTCGTGGACGTGCCCACCGGCACCCTGACCGATGCCCTGTTCGGTGCCGAACGCGCCTGCGCACTTGATCCCGAACAGGCAGCCGCCAAGCCCGTGGCCCCGGGCGATATCGCCGACTACGACGGGCTCTGCCCGGCGACCACCGCCGCGCCGGCCGAGGAAACCGACACCGAAAACTACTCCACCACCCACCTGGCCGTGGCCGACGCCAAGGGCAACGTGGTGTCCTACACCCTGACCATTGAGCAGACCGGCGGTTCGGGCATCGTCGTTCCGGGGCGCGGGTTCCTGCTGAACAACGAGCTGACCGACTTCTCCACCGTCTACAACCCGACCGACCCCAACCGGATCGATCCGGGCAAGCGCCCGAGGTCCTCGATGTCCCCGACCATCGTGCTCTCCGAGGGCAAGCCGCTGCTGGCCCTGGGCTCGCCGGGCGGTTCGACCATCATCACCACCGTGCTGCAGACCCTGGTCAACCGCGTGGACCTGGGCATGAGCCTGCCCGAGGCCATTGCCGCACCGCGCGCCTCGCAGCGCAACACGGCCAAGGTCACGGCCGAACCGGAATTCATTGAATCCCAGGGCGCCGCGCTGGAGGCCCTCGGCCACGAATTGGTGCCCGCCGGCGATTCGTTCACGCCGCAGGCGGAGATCGGTGCGCTCGAGGCCATCGAGTTTGCCCCGGACGGGACGATGACCGCGGCCGCCGAACCGACGCGCCGCGGCGGCGGCTCTGCCATGGTGCTCAAGCCGGCGCGCTAG
- a CDS encoding sulfite exporter TauE/SafE family protein, with translation MFDAAALLDGSGLEGLTAGTIALIVLAGFAAGWVDAVVGGGGLLQLPALLLVPGISPVQALATNKMGSIFGTTTSAITYYRRAAPDLRTAIPMATVALAGSFGGAILATLLPPEVIKPVIIAALIAVGLFTLFKPTAGELTQLRYTGGRHYAVAGVIGLVIGGYDGLIGPGTGSFLIIAMVAFMGYNFLAASAKAKIVNMATNLGALAFFLPTGHLLWGLGLVLGVANMCGGYLGARMAVTKGSKFIRVVFLSVVGALILKLGYDVLFPAT, from the coding sequence ATGTTCGACGCGGCGGCGCTGCTTGATGGTTCCGGCCTGGAAGGACTCACGGCCGGAACCATCGCGCTGATCGTGCTGGCCGGCTTTGCCGCCGGCTGGGTCGACGCTGTGGTGGGCGGCGGGGGACTGCTGCAGCTCCCCGCCCTGCTGCTGGTGCCGGGCATCTCCCCGGTGCAGGCACTGGCCACCAACAAGATGGGTTCCATCTTCGGCACCACCACCAGTGCCATCACCTACTACCGCCGCGCCGCCCCGGATCTGCGCACGGCCATCCCGATGGCGACGGTTGCCCTGGCCGGGTCCTTTGGCGGGGCGATCCTGGCCACGCTGCTGCCCCCGGAGGTGATCAAGCCGGTAATCATTGCCGCGCTGATCGCCGTCGGCCTGTTCACGCTGTTCAAGCCAACCGCAGGGGAACTGACGCAGCTGCGCTACACCGGGGGCCGGCACTACGCGGTGGCCGGGGTGATCGGGCTGGTCATCGGCGGCTACGACGGGCTGATCGGCCCGGGCACCGGGTCGTTCCTGATCATCGCGATGGTCGCGTTCATGGGCTACAACTTCCTGGCCGCCAGCGCCAAGGCCAAGATCGTGAACATGGCCACCAACCTGGGAGCGCTGGCGTTCTTCCTGCCCACCGGGCACCTGCTCTGGGGGCTCGGGCTGGTCCTGGGCGTGGCCAACATGTGCGGCGGCTACCTGGGCGCGCGCATGGCCGTGACCAAGGGCAGCAAGTTCATCCGGGTCGTGTTCCTGTCCGTGGTGGGCGCGTTGATCCTCAAGCTCGGCTACGACGTGCTGTTCCCGGCCACGTAG